The DNA sequence ACATGAGGCCGAGCGCCCAGCGGGCGTGGAGGTCGTCGGCGAGGAACGGGAAGACCGCGTTGGGGAAGGCGAAGAACATCGCGGCCATGTCGACGGCGTAGGTGCCGAGCAGTTCCTTGCGGCTCCAGGCGTAGCGGGCGCCCTCCAGGATGCCGCGCACGGACGGCTTCTCGGCGTCGCGCGCGGGCGGGGAGGCGGCCAGGCCGATGGTGAACAGGACGGAGATCGCGTAGGAGGCGACGTCCAGGGCGTAGGCCCACTGGAGGCCGCCGAAGGCGATTATGACGCCCGCGAGGGACGGTCCCGCGATGGCGCCGACCTGCCAGCGCATGGTGTTCAGGGCGATGGCGGCGGGCAGTTGCTCGTGCGCGACGATGCGCGGGACGATCGACTGCAGGGCCGGGCGCTGGAGTCCGGTGAGCGCGCTGACCAGGCCGGCGACCAGGTAGAGCGGCCAGACGAGCGGGTGCGGCAGCAGGGTGTTGAGCAGCAGCAGGGCGCTCAGCACGCCCAGTCCCGCCTCGGTCCAGAGGATCAGCTTGCGGCGGTCGAGGGCGTCGGCGAGGGCGCCGCCCCAGAGGCCGAAGACGATCAGCGGGACGAGCTCCACCGCGCCGATCGCGCCGACGGCGAGCGTCGAGCCGGTGAGCTCCTTGAGCTGCACCGGGAGGGCGACGAAGGTGAGGAAGCTGCCGAAGACGGTGACGAGCCCGGCCATCCACATCCGCCGGAAGTCGCGCGACGAGCGCCAGGGGGTCAGGTCGGGCAGCAGGGCCCGCAGCCGGCCCCGGGCGGGAGCCGGGGCGGGAAGGGGGTCGGGAGGGGCGGCGGAGGCGGAGGGATCGTGCTCGGTCACGGGGGTCCATGGTCCGTGGCCGTAGTGGTATGAGCAAACGTTTTTCCCCTGGCGCCGCACGGGGCGCGAGCTCCAGAAGGAGCGCAGGGGACGGAGCGGGCGGAAGGGGCGAAGGTGGGTGAATTCGCGGAAGGTCGCGAAGAGCCCGCGAGAGGAGGGGAGTTTGCGGTGTGCCGCGCGGCCCCTGGGCCGCGGGGGGCGGCCGCGCGCGTGGTGGGTGACGCGGCGGCGGTGCGTGACGGGTCTCACGCGGGAGGCCGGACCGGCCGACGGCGCGGAGGCGCGGCCCGAATGCCGGGGAGGCGCCTTACGCGCCCGGAGGCGCCGCGCGAGCCCGCTCACCACGGCTCCCTGGGGTACGGCTCCGGAGGTGGAGCGGCGAGCCGGGCGGCCAGCCGGGAGAGCCGGTCGCGGAAGCGGCGCCCGGGCGGGACGTCCTCGCCCGCGGCGGCGCTCACCAGGTGCTGGACCGTGTCCAGGTCCAGCCCGGCGGAGGCGGGGGCCGGCAGCACCTCGTGCGCGAGGGCCCGCAGCTCCCCGCCGCCTGCGCCCGCGCCGCCGCCGTCCAGCGCCAGGACCGTCGTCCCGCCGCGCCGTACGCCGTCCACCCGTTCCAGCAGCGCCTCCCCGGGCGGCGGCCCGGCCTGCGGCACCACCAGCAGCAGCGCCCCGCCGCGCCCGGCGCCGCCCTCCAGCCACTC is a window from the Streptomyces mobaraensis genome containing:
- a CDS encoding MFS transporter; the encoded protein is MTEHDPSASAAPPDPLPAPAPARGRLRALLPDLTPWRSSRDFRRMWMAGLVTVFGSFLTFVALPVQLKELTGSTLAVGAIGAVELVPLIVFGLWGGALADALDRRKLILWTEAGLGVLSALLLLNTLLPHPLVWPLYLVAGLVSALTGLQRPALQSIVPRIVAHEQLPAAIALNTMRWQVGAIAGPSLAGVIIAFGGLQWAYALDVASYAISVLFTIGLAASPPARDAEKPSVRGILEGARYAWSRKELLGTYAVDMAAMFFAFPNAVFPFLADDLHARWALGLMYAASAIGSLLVSLTSGWVSRVHRHGRMVVGAALAWGAAMALAGWMGNIWLVLVMLALAGAADTVSGLFRSAMWDQTIPDELRGRLAGIELLSYSVGPQLGQVRAGGMAALTNVRASIWAGGLACVASVGLLAMTLPKLLSYDQRTDEHAIRMRERQAGKPEVAEAA